The following is a genomic window from Epinephelus moara isolate mb chromosome 17, YSFRI_EMoa_1.0, whole genome shotgun sequence.
GTCTGCTTTATTCAGTTCATCATGCCCACTTCTTCTATCGATGTGCTCTTCAGCTGGGTCTGGAcatggaggagctgcaggacaTTGAGGAAGATGCCGGTCTAGGCAACGGAGGGCTGGGTCGTCTGGCCGGTGAGTTCCTGCTTCCTCCTGATTGACTGCTGATAGACAGTGATGTTTAGTGCTGTGGACAGGAATGTCTcaagaaccccccccccccacccttcCACCCCCTGTTTTCTCAGCTTGTTTCCTGGACTCCATGGCCTCTCTGGGTCTGGCTGCTTATGGATACGGTATCCGCTACGAGTTTGGTATCTTTAATCAGAAAATTGTCGATGGCTGGCAGGTATGTTCACCTGATGGTGAGATAATgacaacaaatgaatgaatgcttaGTACTTATGACATACCTCACCTTACCTGAATGGTCAGACATGACACAGCActttaacaaataaatgtgtataCAGGTGGAGGAAGCTGACGACTGGCTGCGTTACGGTAATCCCTGGGAGAAGGCTCGCCCTGAGTACATGCGCCCAGTCCACTTCTACGGACGAGTGGAACACACAGCTGAAGGAGTGCAGTGGGTCGACACGCAGGTTAGTGGAAACAGACTTGAACAGAACTGACCTTTTATTGTTCAGTCAATGCTGTTCACCTCTGATATAATGGATATAATGCTGTCTGAGTTAAAACAAGTAATAATGAATTTGACGATGATGAACAATGGCGGGTATAATTATCAGAGGTTTCCTGGGTTTAAATTGTAGGCCGAcagatactgtattttttaGGGTTGATAGTGAGAGTTTAAAAAATTAGATTGTGAAAATAACCTTATCCGTGCTCTGGTGGATAAACTACACAATGGAGACTGTACTGGTGTTaaaaagctgtgttttattgtgattCAGGTGGTTCTGGCTCTCCCCTATGACACCCCAGTCCCTGGCTACAGAAACAACATCGTCAACACCATGAGACTGTGGTCTGCCAAAGCCCCCTGTGACTTCAACCTCAAAGACTGTGAGTGTTGTCATCTGTACTGTTGAATAATCATCAATGACATGCTGTAAATTAATCAACAGATTCTAAAAACAAACCTAAATGATGTCCCGCAGTTAATGTTGGCGGCTACATTCAAGCTGTGCTGGACAGAAACCTGGCTGAGAACATCTCCAGGGTTCTCTACCCCAACGACAATGTGAGTGCATCTATCGTCGTATatacaaaatgtaatgtaacaaacattacattttactCTGAGGGTCAGTCCACTTCTATCCTGGGTCTTATCTTTGTAACTATTTgttattgtacattttaaatgCTGAGATTTAGGAATGAGATGACATTGTTATTAAATAACAAGTCCAACTGGGCACAACTGTGATCCTCTTGAGACAGAAATAACCTCATTGGTTGTGTTAAACCTCAAGTAAACAACAACCAGGGGCGTCTTTACAGAAAATTATCCAGTAACACTTGCTGTGAAGACCACACCCATAATGTGTTATGAGGGCATTCATAATGCTTTTTGACTACACTCTCAAACTCACAGTGCTTCCTGATTCACTATATGAACAGTCATAAATCATTATACACTTGACTTATAATGAATTATAAGTGTCAAGTGTTTTGTGGATGCTCTTGACTAGTTATAAACTACAGGTTGACCGATGGGGCTTATTATGCATTATGAATACCTGTACTAacctcaacaatcaactgtaGTAAGGACTCATAGTATGTTATAGTAGTCCGTGCAGTATCATTAGTAATCATTGTATGTGTTAAGTAAAGGGAAGTACATATTGATGCatctataaaaaaaactgcatgctTCCTCATTAAATTTTGCATTGGTAGTGTTAAGGAAAGTGTAATAtcttttcatgtatttaaaagATTCTGCTGCATCATAAGTGATTAATGGCTACCATACACTAGAATACTTAAAAAAGACTGAGTCTGACACCCTgtcacatgtaaacacaatgtGTCATAAGTCAGAGAGCTTTCAATCACAGAATAATATTTTGCAAAGACTATGGATCTTGCAGGATCACTATTTGCATGATTCCTAGCTTGATTGTTGATGTGTATATAGGTattcataatgcattataagCCCCATAAGTCAACCTCTAATTTAAAACTAGTCAGGAGCATTAATTACAGAAGCAattccggagggagctcagagtagagccgctgctccttcgcgtcgaaaggggtcagttgaggtggtttgggcatctgatcaggattcttcctgggcgcctcctattagaggtgttccaggcatgtcccactggtaggaggctccGGGGTAAacccaggacacactggagggatttcatatttcatctggcctgggaacgctcagggtcccccaggaggagctgggaagtgttgctggggagagggatgtctgtggtgctttgcttggcctgctgcccccacaacccggccccggataaacGGATGATAATGGACCTCAGATCCTCTATCTTAATTTAACTTAAGGGGGAACAcaacctaaattaagaatttcactgttatttccatggcctaggaaagcTCAGTCTGTATTTGTAAATATGATTTACTCTCTCTTAAAGTCAGAAatcagagaagtaagtctcaaacttgtaaTGTCAAGTATAATCATATAGTAGAATAATCTGAAAAGTGAGAAAAATTCACATGAATGCCCCCTCAAGTTGGAGCAACAACTTTTTGTACACAAGTTGATGTTATATCATGCAGGATCAGGTTGAacaaaagtaaatgtttgtttgatgTTAAGAAACTTTTAATTAATTCATGTCCGTATATATAAATTATTCCCCACATTTAATTTAACATGGCATTAGGTTGTAACAGTTAGTTGATGTCCATGTAGAGTTAGATCGGTTAGAAAACGTATTTATTAGCATTAACCCTGTTAACAGTCAGATAAAGCAATATTTAGTGGTGTCAGGGAATGTAGGCTAATGGTGCAGCACCAAGTCAGAGACAAAATCCCTTTGTGAtataaagcttcaaactgttTTAGCATGCACTGATAACAACATGAATATTCACAATGACGTTAAACACtcaaagcaataaaatacaacaattttAGTGTTAATTTTTTCCCACATTACGACTTATAAGctcacaaacaaactaaagtcATACAAACAGTATGAATgcagctttattctattgtagtgttcttaggtctgaaacagaaaatgtcccCATATAATCAGAGCATACCTGTAGGAGCTgccagtgtcatctagaacgtCTTTGACCATCCATcatctgtggagcagctccagactttataccctataaCATCACAAATTTAGTTTTTAGCACACTAGTTATGTGTCCATGCTGGCAAtagccgtggctggaggcatttgttttcaggttgtccatctgtacaacccattctcgtgaacgtgatatctcaagaacgccttgagggtgGTCGATGGTCAAAGGTctaggtcactgtgactttataaaacatgtttttggacaaaactcaagaattcatgcatGCTAATGACatttcaccaaaaaaatctaatagGACAAAACAATGAAGTAATGAgatttatatccaaaaggttaaaggtcaacttcaccttgtcatcacaatgttctgcataaacactttcctggccattattcagcatcataatTGAGAAACAGAAGAGGTTACATTTGGTTAGATACTGAAATGGTGACACTAATTCTGGGTGTCCacctgaaactgtgctgattgtatagatctactgtgctgctgggtggagggtgtgtgtaaagcatccatgtttacatagacatggatgtaaactgtaagttaAACTTGACTGGTGAGCAGAGGCACACAATCACGAGGCAGTTATTCTAGTTTTTGGATCTGGGAgaaagttgttcatgtttacttatATGAATACTAATATTTACTTTACTAAtatttggactgtcttagaccacagGAATGACATGTatgcattttgaaaatgggcacaGGTCCCCTTTAAGAAGCCCTGCTATAATTGTAAATTCCATTTTTCAGTCTGCACTTGTCCAGTCATGCCTGTATCTATGTTAAGAATGAACCTGTAGGCTCCTCAAGATGGACAAACCATATTATTAACAGCTCTCAGTTGTCAgtggctagctagcttgctgtcATGGACACAAAAGACAGGCATACAATTTTAGCTCTGTGGAGTCAGAGGCACTTATCGTGTTGGTGGAGGATTGTGTCacatagtttagtttattttcttAAAGCCTCATCATGCAATTTAAGTATTCTTTCAGTCATTGTGATTTGGTGTTCATGTTATTCCCCATCTTCACTATAGTTGCCATACAGACACAGTTTTACATGCCTTTGAAACTTAGGACGGTTCTGTAAGGACTAAATTACTATCCCAAGATAAAATAAGATGTTTTTCCTAAAGGTGTCATGTCATCCTAATCTGAGAGAATATAGGATGTCAGATTTAGGAAGTGTCTATAATGAGGCCTCAGTTTCCTCAGTACAAATTAGCCtgaacaactttttatgttggaaATATGTCAGACGTGTCTTCAGCTTGTTGTGTGTAGTAAAACAGTGCAGGCCTTACTCCTCTCTTCAGTTTCTCTCTTCAGCCTGGCCTTCAAGTGCTTGCAGCACATGTGTTATGAAAGAATAAGACGATAGTTGTAAGAGTTTCCCATATTGTCTTTGGTCTGCAGTTCTTTGAAGGGAAGGAGCTGCGTCTGAAGCAGGAGTACTTTGTGGTAGCGGCAACTCTTCAAGACATCATCCGTCGGTTCAAAGCCTCCAAGTTTGGCTCCACCGAGTTTGTGCGACACGACCTTTCTACGCTGCCAGACAAGGTGAGAGATGCATAACATCATCATATGATCTCAGAGATAATGACAGCAGTTCATTATCGTATCTATCTATTTATGTAGCTATCTTTGTTGTTcattttcaaacacacatttcattttgttcaCTTGTTGTTCACtttatctctgtctgtctgtgatgtgCAGGTGGCCATCCAGCTGAATGACACCCATCCTGCTATGGCCATCCCAGAGCTGATGAGGATCCTGGTGGACACTGAGAAACTCACTTGGGGGAAGGTATGGCACTCCAGCTGTGCAGTAACACACAGGCCTCAGCATGTCTGACACAACAGCCCTCTCTGCACAGAGATAATGGTATAGGGCTGCTACTAAGTCCCTTCTTTATACTGCCtatgcatttttacacagaaccaaaccccagtgtgtgattttagacagcatgccagcatcctgaaaacaaaagaggtgtgacgTGCAACATATGTGTTGGCAACACTTCCTAACAaaaatggcataacatggcaataacaataatttaccgtccctgttatTTGGCGGCTGATCCCATCCTACGCTCGGAGGGtgaggagctcccagacctcattgttttgcCAATTTGCTGACAATTTCGGCCTTTGAGTTAGCCATTTACTGCTACTAGCGGCTTTCTAAATCTCCCGGTGGTGGGTTGCACATATCACTCATTGTCAAAAGTCACACCTGTCCTGCCCATAGTCCCGTCCTGCTGACTGTCCCATTTATACAGATGTCCATTTGGGAATGTTACTACTCCTGCTGCTGGCTTAAAGGTGAAAACGCTCTGTCCCCCTGTTCTATGATTACACCTATTATTATACTTAACGGCGAGGCAGCATAACTGCATGATATTACTGCCTTAAacatgcagtgtaaaagggactaaagattttttttcctgtttatagCAGCTATATGCACTATTTTTCAAACCATTTCAGATAATAGAATGCGTAAAAATTTGTACATCGTTTTGGGAAACATGATATTTGccaagtaaaaaaaatcatcctgtaGAGCCTACATCCTATTTTGTATTTCACTGTTTTCCAACTgccttcatcattctgaaaccatGACACAGCAGATGCTGAGGATGACTAATATTCACTCCTACCAAGAGGCAAAAGCATAgtctgatgtcactgtttttaagTTACGTTACATAACACATGTCGGTGGGAATCTGACATAAACATCATTACTAATTAACTATTTCTGTTACTATGTCACTGCTATGCTGGAGTAGAGTTCACAGGATGAATgtttagctgacaaatctgctacaTCTGAATCTATGCCATAATAACCTGGGTTGTTCTAATGGCAAATCAAGGATCCCCAACAAAGCCAAGTAAACATGGTCTTCAATACTCTGAACTAAATATAAGGCCAACAGAAGAACATTTGTAATAACAAGttatattagatttttttttaaagcaaatcGCATCAATCCATAGGTATAGAGTGCACTGTGCACCTAGAGTGCCAGGTGCCATCACCTGCTCTGCTTCTGCAGAAACCTCATTTCATATAGTGAATAGAGAGGGCTGCGTTCAACAAGGTTTGTAACTTTCTGAAACAAATAATCTAGCAGGTGTTTAGAGGTCTGAAAGACGCAATATGAACTTCTCTATCAAGCTCTTTCTTTCACTCTTCACACAACTTCTTTCACTTGAGGAGAGACTGGCTGAAACTCCTGCTGTTGACAGGATGTCCTGTGGTCACTTGTGTggcatctctgtctctttgcaTCCCTCAACACTGCAGTAACAATGACAAATAAGCACGTCGACTACAGCACAGTGACACATCAGTCAAAGCTCAAGTCATGCACTGTGACAGAATGTAAGCCAAAATACTTGCTGATATAGAATCATCTTTTCTTTTGCACAAGACAACACTGTCATTTTCTACATAAGCTGCTTTGACTGTATTTGTCAAAAAGGTAATTTCATGGTCACAGTTTCAGTTGTAGTCTGAGATCCATGTGAGTATGTGTGATAACGTCActtctgtcctctctgtgtCCAGGCCTGGGACATCGTGGTTCGTACCTGTGCCTACACCAACCACACCGTCCTGCCTGAAGCCCTGGAGCGCTGGCCTGTCGACCTCTTCCAAAACCTGCTGCCTCGTCACCTGGAGATCATCTATGAGATCAACAGGAGGCACCTGGAGGTACGAGGGCAGCTGATTAGAGATTTATGAGCATTTTAGCCGTTTAGGTGATACTCTTATCTATAAAAACTAACCGAGTGCTCAGATAGTTTAAGAAATAATCTTGTTTGCCACCTTACCCATATTAAGCTCCACCAATTTCATCTATGTTCACTACTGTAAGGCATTAGGTCAAGTCTTCACTCCACAGCTCTGCTCTGGACATCTACTTAGATTTCTCTTTCCTTCACCCCTCCAGCGTATCACCAAGCTTTTCCCTGGAGATGTTGACCGCCTGCGCCGAATGTCCCTGATTGAGGAGGGAGACACCAAGAAAATCAACATGGCTCACCTGTGCATCGTGGGATCTCATGCTGTCAACGGCGTGGCACGCATCCACTCTGAAATCATCAAAGACACTGTGTAGGGAAACCAGTTCTCTCACATCTCACTTGAGTGTGCTAAAATCACATTATTGTAAATGAGCCTCTGGCCATGTCTGTATTTGTAATGACTCAGcttttcaacaacaaagaaatgcagcTTAGTTATTATGAGCCTAAAGGTTGAAGAATGTTAACTGAGGTTTGGTGTTTGTGAGGTTCACTGTGCTAATTAGACTTTGTTTGTTGCTTCTGTTCTCCTCAGGTTCAAGGATTTCTATGAAGTAGACCCTGAAAAGTTTCAGAACAAGACCAACGGCATCACACCCAGGCGCTGGCTGGTCATGTGCAACCCCGGCCTGGCTGAGGTCATTGCGGAGGTGTGTTGGGTCTTGTTCATACAGAGTGAACACTGAGAAATGAGAGGAGTTATTTCAGGCATGCATGCTGGGACTAAAAGCTCTGTTCATTTTATTTAGAGGATTGGTGAGGACTACATCCGTGACCTGGACCAGCTGAAGAAGCTTCTGGAATTTGTGGATGATGACGTCTTCATTCGGGATGTTGCCAAAGTCAAACAAGTGAGAGCTATAAATGCCTAAAGAGAGGTGATTgttctcttctttttctgttcGTTACTCATCACATTTCTCTGTATGACCTCAATTTTGTAGGAGAACAAGATGAAGTTTGCTGCCCATCTTGAAGAGCACTACAAGGTGAAGATCAACCCCAACTCCATGTTTGATGTGCAGGTGAAGAGGATCCACGAGTACAAGAGGCAGCTGCTCAACTGCCTGCACATCATCACTATGTACAACCGtgagtgttgtttttcttttactggCAGCCTTAGGCAAATAAATCTGAATTCAGAGTTaagtcagactttttttttgcttgtgtttaatCAGGAATCAAGAAGGAACCCAACAAGTCGTGGACCCCCAGGACCATCATGATTGGAGGAAAGGTGAGTGGCATTAAAGGTGTCACGTTACATTTGCTTTTCTACGTCGACTCGAACACTGACATTGTAAAAGATGCTTGTCTCACCCCTATCTGTGTGTCCATGACATACATGAGTTTTGTATATGTTAAGTATAGTTATACCCAGCTGAGAccccagcttttgtttggtatgcatttttaatttctttctaGCTATTTGAGATGAGAAGGACCTGATGAGAATAATAAATTAGGGTTGTCTTTGAACAGTGTTATAACCCAGTTTGTAAAGGGAAGGAGAAGCAAGGCAAAACCAGATGTTTTTGgtgaaataaagttattttttaacaaaggaAGTAAGGattatttttacaaataaaagtaatgcaAACTACTACAGAAAAGGGCTCGTGGGTGCTGTTCAACTCAAAGAAATATAACCAAAAGAGGACTCTTTAAAACAAGAGTTGCTAATCTTAAAATCAAAACTGGAAAATAAAACCTAACTGTTCTGAATTAACCCTGCACCAAGTGTCTCCAACAAAAGAAATGCTGATAATAAGTGCATGCAGTTTTTTGAAATCTAATAACGTAGCCTAGTCCCAAAATAGCAAAACTAGTGCCTCATAATAACCTCAAAGAACATATTGAATTCTTAACAACGGCACAGTCAACACTAGGGAGAGGCATGCTGGTGAGTGGGACGTTTCCAGCCGCCCCAACAATCAGGCTGGCCAGGCATAAGCAGAGTCTTGGGTCCCTGTTGCTCAGATTGGATTGGAGGAGCCAGATAGGAGGATAAGGAGTTTTTGCAAATgcaaacagtgtttgtttaatgttttgtaaCACTGTGAGTTAGGAGCAGCTGTTCAAGTCTAAAAGTGTTCAAAACTGTTCATTTGAATGCCTGAAAATGAATGTGCAAAAGCAAAATTGTAAATAAGCACttgtcttatcttgttactATTGCTAAAATTGGTAACTTTTGTAcatcatatcaaactacaaatattgttaatcagaaataaacaagtttcaaccataaaatctgatcaggttttgtaccttgtccacttttgtgtcaggatcagctttAGACTGACTTTGCAgaaatggcagccatcttgtttttacatggataagtgtattgtgcttttgctaccactagatggcacaaagaaGCAtacacaaatgaggacaacaggtctaagctCAGCAGAACGATGTATAAGGTGCAGCAAATGTTGTGTCTTCATATGCAGAGTTGTAAGAGGACGCATGAAGAGCAATTCATCAAATAttccccatcaccaccaccaccaccaccaaagtATTCTCCCACCCAGAACAGTTTGACCCTAATCATAACATTCCTGTCCTGATGTAGACATCAAGGTTCCAGATATGATAGGCAAGGACAAAGTTGGGGGAGAAAACATGAAACAACTTTGATAATGACATGAGTGAAATCTCACTTCCACCTTGAAGTATACTGCAGAACTGCTGTCCTCAAATAACTCACATGAAGGCTCCTGTGATCAGCCACAATACCAAAAGTACCTTTAAccacatgagcaaatgtgtcacACGTTATTAATGGATCATATGACT
Proteins encoded in this region:
- the pygmb gene encoding phosphorylase, glycogen, muscle b; the encoded protein is MAKPLTDQDKRKQISVRGLAGVENVADLKTNFNRHLHFTLVKDRNVATKRDYYFALANTVRDHLVGRWIRTQQHYYEKDPKRVYYLSLEFYMGRTLQNTMVNLALENACDEATYQLGLDMEELQDIEEDAGLGNGGLGRLAACFLDSMASLGLAAYGYGIRYEFGIFNQKIVDGWQVEEADDWLRYGNPWEKARPEYMRPVHFYGRVEHTAEGVQWVDTQVVLALPYDTPVPGYRNNIVNTMRLWSAKAPCDFNLKDFNVGGYIQAVLDRNLAENISRVLYPNDNFFEGKELRLKQEYFVVAATLQDIIRRFKASKFGSTEFVRHDLSTLPDKVAIQLNDTHPAMAIPELMRILVDTEKLTWGKAWDIVVRTCAYTNHTVLPEALERWPVDLFQNLLPRHLEIIYEINRRHLERITKLFPGDVDRLRRMSLIEEGDTKKINMAHLCIVGSHAVNGVARIHSEIIKDTVFKDFYEVDPEKFQNKTNGITPRRWLVMCNPGLAEVIAERIGEDYIRDLDQLKKLLEFVDDDVFIRDVAKVKQENKMKFAAHLEEHYKVKINPNSMFDVQVKRIHEYKRQLLNCLHIITMYNRIKKEPNKSWTPRTIMIGGKAAPGYHTAKMIIKLITSIGDIVNNDPVVGDRLKVIYLENYRVTLAEKVIPASDLSEQISTAGTEASGTGNMKFMLNGALTIGTMDGANVEMAEEAGEENLFIFGMRVPDVEALDKKGYDAPSYYNRIPELKQAMDQISGGFFSPGQPDLFKDLVNMLMHHDRFKVFADYEAYIKCQEKVSALYKNPKEWTKMVIHNIAGCGKFSSDRTISQYAREIWGMEPSLEKIAAPDDPR